Below is a window of Nocardioides sp. S-1144 DNA.
CGCCGACGTCTTCGAGCTGGGCGCCGAGCACGAGCAGGTCGTCTTCTGCCAGGACGCCGCCACCGGGCTGCGCGCCATCGTCGCGATCCACTCGACCGCCCTCGGCCCGGCCCTCGGCGGCACCCGCTTCCACCCGTACGCGACGACGGCCGACGCCCTGGCCGACGTCCTCGACCTCTCCCGCGGGATGTCCTACAAGGCCGCGCTGGGCGGGCTCGACCTGGGCGGCGGCAAGGCCGTCATCATCGGCGACCCCGCCACGCTCAAGTCCGAGGCGCTGCTGCGGGCCTACGGCCGGTTCGTGGAGTCGCTCTCGGGGCGCTACCTGACGGCGTGCGACGTCGGCACCTACTCCGAGGACATGGACCACGTCGCGCGCGAGTCGCGGCACGTCACCGGCCGCACGGTCGCCCACGGCGGCGCCGGCGACAGCTCGGTCCTGACCGCCTACGGCGTCTTCCGCGGCCTGCTCGCCGCGGCCGAGGCCGCCTGGGGCACCGACAGCCTGGAGGGGCGCGTGGTCGGCGTCTCCGGGGTCGGCAAGGTCGGCCGGCACCTCGTCGGCCACCTCGTCGAGGCCGGCGCCTCGGTGGTCGTCACCGACGTGTCGGACCAGGCGCTCGACCGGGTCCGCGACGAGCACGCCGGCGTCCGGGTCGCGGAGTCCACCGAGGCGCTGGTCGCCTCGCCGCTGGACGTCTACGCCCCCTGCGCCCTCGGACACGCCCTGACCGACGAGGTCGTCGAGGTGCTCTCGGCCCGCGTCGTGTGCGGCGCGGCCAACAACCAGCTCGCCCACCCGGGCGTCGAGAAGGCCCTCGCCGACCGCGGCGTCGTCTACGCCCCCGACTACTGCGTCAACGCCGGCGGCCTGATCCAGGTCGCCGACGAGCTCGAGGGCTTCTCCTTCGCCCGGGCCCAGCAGCGCGCCGCGCGGATCTACGACACCACCCGCGCCGTCCTCGAGCTGGCCGCCTCGGACGGCGTCCCGCCCGCGACCGCCGCCGACCGGCTCGCCGAGCGCCGGATGCGCGAGGTCGGCCGCCTGCGCGGCATCTGGCTCGGCTGAGACCCGCACCGCCCACCGCGGCGCGCTCCCGTCGTGGGAGCGGGCCGTGGTGGCGGTGCGGTCACGGACGTCGCCGCCGGACCGCGGGCGCACCGAACCACGGCGGCACCACACGGGTCAGGCGCGTGCGAGCCTCAGGGACGGCGGCGCAGCACCGTCACGAGGGTCAATCGCGGGAGCGGTCGGGCGCGTAGCCCGACCACTCGTCTGGCTCCTCGACCGGGTCGACCGGGTCGACGT
It encodes the following:
- a CDS encoding Leu/Phe/Val dehydrogenase, whose protein sequence is MSVTSSVTSVTSSPPSLPADVFELGAEHEQVVFCQDAATGLRAIVAIHSTALGPALGGTRFHPYATTADALADVLDLSRGMSYKAALGGLDLGGGKAVIIGDPATLKSEALLRAYGRFVESLSGRYLTACDVGTYSEDMDHVARESRHVTGRTVAHGGAGDSSVLTAYGVFRGLLAAAEAAWGTDSLEGRVVGVSGVGKVGRHLVGHLVEAGASVVVTDVSDQALDRVRDEHAGVRVAESTEALVASPLDVYAPCALGHALTDEVVEVLSARVVCGAANNQLAHPGVEKALADRGVVYAPDYCVNAGGLIQVADELEGFSFARAQQRAARIYDTTRAVLELAASDGVPPATAADRLAERRMREVGRLRGIWLG